From the genome of Cedecea lapagei, one region includes:
- the mutL gene encoding DNA mismatch repair endonuclease MutL, with product MPIQVLPPQLANQIAAGEVVERPASVVKELVENSLDAGATRIDIDIERGGAKLIRIRDNGCGIKQEELALALARHATSKIASLDDLEAIISLGFRGEALASISSVSRLTLTSRTAEQNEAWQAYAEGRDQDVTVKPAAHPVGTTLEVLDLFYNTPARRKFMRTEKTEFNHIDEVVRRIALARFDVAITLNHNGKMIRQYRAVQEGAPRERRLGAICGTPFLEQALAIEWQHGDLTLRGWVAEPSTTTSALAEIQYCYVNGRMMRDRLINHAIRQACEDKLGVDQQPAFVLYLEIDPHQVDVNVHPAKHEVRFHQSRLVHDFIYQGVISVLQQQGENALALEDTAETPTERWQPENRVAAGRNQFAGPAAQREPREAPRQASSTPTGGGRSGETGGTPLWPHAAPGYQKQQGALYRQLLETPEAEPAPASRAEEPAALEGHSQSFGRVLTVLPPDKALLERQGKLFLLSLVVAERWLKQAQLAPGSEGLRAQPLLIPLRLKVSREEHDVLVKYQALLKGMGIEFDTDARQITIRTVPLPLRKQNLQILIHELPGYLAQQADVSSGQLALWIARHLASDHEQWSQSQAIALLADVERLCPQLVKSPPGGLLQPVDLQSAMNALKDD from the coding sequence ATGCCGATTCAGGTTCTGCCGCCGCAGCTTGCGAACCAGATCGCCGCTGGCGAGGTGGTAGAGCGCCCTGCGTCGGTAGTGAAAGAGCTGGTTGAAAACAGTCTTGATGCTGGCGCCACGCGCATTGATATCGATATCGAGCGCGGCGGCGCGAAGCTTATCCGCATTCGTGATAACGGCTGCGGTATCAAGCAGGAGGAGCTGGCGCTGGCGCTGGCCCGCCATGCCACCAGTAAAATCGCCTCCCTGGATGACCTCGAGGCGATTATCAGCCTCGGCTTCCGCGGTGAAGCGCTGGCCAGCATCAGCTCGGTTTCCCGCCTGACCCTGACCTCGCGTACGGCAGAGCAAAACGAAGCCTGGCAGGCCTACGCCGAAGGGCGCGACCAGGACGTGACGGTCAAGCCAGCCGCACATCCTGTCGGGACGACGCTTGAAGTCCTAGATCTGTTTTACAACACGCCTGCGCGACGCAAGTTTATGCGCACCGAAAAAACCGAATTTAACCATATCGATGAAGTTGTGCGCCGCATTGCGCTGGCGCGCTTCGACGTTGCTATTACGCTGAACCACAACGGTAAAATGATTCGTCAGTACCGTGCGGTGCAGGAGGGCGCTCCGCGCGAGCGTCGCCTCGGTGCAATTTGCGGTACACCGTTCCTTGAGCAGGCTCTGGCCATTGAGTGGCAGCACGGCGATTTGACGCTGCGTGGCTGGGTAGCCGAACCTTCTACAACCACCTCAGCTTTAGCGGAGATCCAGTATTGTTACGTGAACGGACGCATGATGCGTGACCGTTTAATTAACCATGCCATCCGTCAGGCCTGTGAAGACAAGCTGGGCGTGGATCAGCAGCCGGCTTTTGTGCTGTACCTGGAGATTGATCCGCATCAGGTGGACGTTAACGTTCATCCTGCCAAACACGAAGTGCGCTTCCACCAGTCGCGGCTGGTGCATGACTTTATCTACCAGGGCGTGATCAGCGTGCTTCAGCAGCAGGGGGAGAATGCCCTGGCGCTGGAGGACACGGCAGAAACCCCAACTGAGCGATGGCAGCCGGAAAACCGGGTTGCCGCCGGGCGTAATCAGTTTGCAGGTCCTGCCGCCCAGCGCGAGCCGCGTGAAGCGCCGCGCCAGGCTTCTTCAACCCCGACAGGCGGCGGTCGTTCCGGTGAGACGGGGGGAACGCCGCTTTGGCCCCATGCCGCACCGGGTTACCAGAAGCAGCAGGGTGCCCTGTATCGCCAGCTGTTGGAGACGCCGGAAGCTGAGCCTGCACCTGCTTCACGTGCTGAAGAACCCGCCGCGCTTGAAGGCCACTCGCAAAGCTTTGGCCGGGTGTTAACGGTTTTGCCGCCGGATAAGGCCTTACTTGAGCGGCAGGGGAAACTTTTCCTGCTGTCGCTGGTGGTGGCCGAACGGTGGCTAAAACAGGCGCAGCTGGCGCCTGGGAGCGAAGGGCTTCGGGCTCAGCCGCTGTTGATTCCGCTGCGTCTGAAAGTCAGCCGCGAAGAACACGATGTTTTGGTTAAATACCAGGCGCTTTTGAAAGGGATGGGGATCGAATTCGATACCGATGCCCGACAGATAACAATTCGCACGGTACCTTTACCTTTACGGAAACAAAATTTACAAATCTTGATTCACGAACTGCCAGGATACCTGGCGCAACAGGCTGATGTCTCGTCGGGCCAGCTGGCG